The sequence below is a genomic window from Bacilli bacterium.
CACAAGCGCAATCGGGTCGTAGGCTTGCACGGTGCTGCCTTTTTGCACCATCACGCTTACCACTGTGCCGGCAAACGGCGCGGTGATTTTCGCGTTATTGATTGCGTCTTGCATATCCTGCAGCTTTTGCCGCTGCAGTTCAAAGTCGATTTTTTTCTGTTCGAGTTCGCCCGGATCCAATTGATCGGCATTGCGCAACGTTTCAATCATCGGCAGTTCGTAATCCTTGCGAAACCGCAGCTTTTCCAGGCGATATTGCCGTTCCATGTCCGTTACGTCAATCTCCGCAATCAGTTGCCCTTTTTGCACCGCATCGCCGGATTTGACATATACCTCTTTGACGCGCCATTCCCCCTGGCTTGCGGCGGGGCTGCCGGATTCGCTGTTGGCGCCAATAAAATACAGCGTTTCTTCCTGCGTCGACATCAGCTTGCCGGTTGCGCGCACTTTCGTCTCCAGCGTTTGCGTAGTCACCGTATATTCGGGCTTTTTGGAAAGCGTCGGCGGCTTGATTGTGGGCAGCGCTTCTTCCTGCTCTTCTTTCGGCAACAGCGAGCAGCCCGCGGCGGAAATCGCAAGCGTCATGCCGATCGACAGCAAAAAGCCGCGTTTTAACCAGATCTTATGCTTGCAAAAACTTTCCATCCACCATTTCATAAACATGGTCTGCTACCTCCAAAATCGTAGGATCGTGTGTCGTCATACAAATTGTAATGTTTTCCGCGGCAATAATTTCCCGAAACATGGACATGATTTGCGCGCCCATTTGCGAGTCCAATTCGGCGGTAGGTTCATCGGCCAAAATGAGCGAAGGGCGATGCGCGATCGCCTTGGCAATCGCCACCCGCTGCTGTTCTCCGCCGGACAATTCAAACGGCCTGTGGTGCATCCGTTTAGTAAGACCGACCAGATCAAGACAATGCGCAATGCGATCTTTCCATTGCGCCTTCGGCAAGTTCGCCATGCGCAACGATAGTTCGACATTTTCCCACGCCGACAACAACGGCAAAAGCGCGTACGATTGAAAAATAAAGCCGATTTGCCGCCGTCTGATTTCCGTCCGCTGATCGTCATCCCACTGATGAAACGGATGATCCTGGAAAAAAATTTCCCCTTTGTCCGGTTGATCGAGACCGCCAATCAAATTCAGCAGCGTTGTTTTGCCCGAACCGGATCTTCCTCGCAGCATCACAAGCTGGCAAGGGTACAACTCCATATCGATGCCTTTCAGCACATGCAGCTTCTGTTGGCCAACCTCAAAGCTGCGCTCCACGCCGATTGCTTTCAGGAGCGGCTTATCCGGAGATAAATGGGTTGTGGCTTCCTTGTCTGCCAGGGCGATGCCTGATTTGGCGGGCGGAATGGCAGCACCGCGGGATGAAGCGCGTTTACGTATCGGCCATGTAAATGGCAGCCCTTTCACGTTATTGCATTCCCCTCTCATACTTATTGGAACCACTTGCACCAAATCTGCTAAGGCAACCTTTAACGGACGTAGGAGAGCTTATTTTGCGAAAATTGCCCGCTTTTTGATTCTAACGGTCGTAGGAGCGCCTATTCTGGCATTTTTCCTGATATTCGGGCATGGAAACAATCATTAGCCTCCACTGTGTCCGTTACAATTTCAAATCAGCCTTTTTTCGGCAAATAGCCTCTGCTGCGTCCGTTAGCGGTGTGAAGGTAGGCGATCCTCCCGTTTTTACTTTGCACAGCGCAGCGTACCCGCGTTTTAGGTTGCGCAGTGAGGCGGTACCTCGCTTTCGCGATGCGCAAGGAGGTGCTCAGCCGTTTTCGCGTGCGCAGGGAGGCTTAACATTACCAAAGTTCGCGTGCGCAGGGAGGCTTAACATTACCAAAGTGTATGCGCTGGAAGCTGATCGCCTAAAGGCGACAAGTTTAAGCCCGGCACATGGAAACCGGAATTATGTACAAATATTTAAACGCAAACGATTCCCAAAAAGTTACACTCTTAACGAAAAAAAATTATTTATTCTGATGTTGCCGCCGAATATCATACATAAATAATAGATTACTTTTGTCATATTGACTAGAAATATATAATTTTTTAGTATAAAAAAGACAAAAAAAGCAGCAGAAAACCAGAATATTCGAGGATGAACCAAATATGAAAACAAGATGTACTCAAACCATTATCCGTATCAAGAGAGGATTCTTGAGGTCCCATATCCTTAAGATCATGGGGTAAAGCTAGGCTTTAACGGTCGCAGGAGAGCTTATTTTGCGCAAAATGCCACCTTTTTGATTCTAACGGACGTGGGAGAGCCTATTCTTGCCTATTTCCCGATATTCAGGCATGGAAACGACAAATAGCCTCCACTGTGTCCGTTACAATTTCAAATCAGCCTTTTTTCGGCAAATAGCCTCTGCTGCGTCCTTTAGCGGTGTGAAGTGAAGAATGTGCAGGAAAGCATACTTGGGAATTTATCAAATATCTTCATGGCGACGAATTCGCCAAAAATCATGCGGAACAGCCGCAATTTATCCATGACGGGCTACCTGCCCGAACAAAATATATTAACAAGGTTGAAGGGCGCGATATGGAGCCATTTTATGAATTAGACGCCGCAGCCCTTACTCGCAACCCATACAAAGACTCACCCGGATATCGTCATGTCGTTTACAAAAGCCGCAAACCAAGAAATCAATACGGTGCTAAAAGGCGAAAAAACAGTGGATCAGGCGCTTGCGTCGCTGGAGATTGTTGGCCGACAAGCGGTGGATACGGCGCGCATAAACCTGTCGGCCCAACCGTAAGCAGGCCATAGGCAGCCGACAAATCGGCTTGCCCCCCGCATCATCCCGCTTTCCATTTATAAAACCGCGAGCCGATCAGGAATGTGACGACGCCCCAAGCGGCCATCACCGCGACATTCAACCATATGTTTGCATGCGCCACACTCGTCCCGTAAACCATGCTTTCGCGGATGCCGTTCACGAAATAAGTTAGCGGGATTGCGTCGGCTATCGGCTTGATATAACCGGGCAGCATGCTGTAATCAAAAAACACGCCGCTTAAAAACATCATGATAAAGCTTGCCAGGTTGGCAATCCCCATGTAGCCTTCCATCGCTTTGCTGAACGAGGCAATCATAAAGCCAAACGCGGTAAACGAAAGCGTGCCGATGACAAAGGTCAACAGGAAAGCGGGCACATTCACGGCAAAACCGGCTCCGAACGCGATGCCGATGCCAACCAGGATCACGACTTGAATCAACGCCAAAATAAACCGGACCAACACATCGCTGATACCCAAAACCTGAATGCTTACGGGAGTCAACTTCAACCGCTTCAACATGCCGTTGCGGCGCATTTCCACCAGTCCGACCATGCCGAACAGGCCCGATTGCGCAATCGAGAGCGCCAACAGCCCGGTCACCAGAAAATCTGTCGAATCCAGCTTGCGTTCGCTGGCGGACAAGTAATCCGTCTGCAAATGATATGCCGGTTGCACGTTGGCGATAGCATAATTGACTTGTTGCAGCACATGATTCAAAATGCCGGCCAATGCCTGGTCAAGCGTGCTGTTTTGCTTTTCCGCGTTGAGCAAAAGACTTACGCCCCCGCCTTCCGCCGTCGTCGGCAAAACGATTGCGGCGTCGACCTCTTTATCTTTGACCCATTTTTCGGCTTCTTCTTTTGTCACCGGCTCTTTTGTTTTCCACTCGAGCGCCGGAATTTGCCGCAACGTTTGCGCAAGCTGCGATGTTGCCGGATTTTCATTTTCCATGACGAGCGCAACGTTGGCGGAAAACGCCTCATCCTCCGGAGCGGCGAATATCGTTAAAAAGATGATCAACAGCAGCACCGGAAATCCGATTGACCAAAACCAGACCGCTTTTTCCCGAAACGTTGTCTTTAGCTGGGCAAAAAATATTTTCCGCACTTGCTTAACCATCAGTCACGCCACTCCTTTCCCGTAAAGGCGATAAATACGTCTTCCAAACTCATGTCCGTGATCGAAATTTGCGCGACCAATACCGAATGCTGCGCCGTGTAATGAAACAAATGATAGAGCGTTTGTTCCGGACTGGTGGACCAAATGCGCAAACGGTTTTGGACGCGGGCCGTTCTGGTAACCGCCGGAAGTCCTTTGGCCTGTTCGGTCACGGCAGTTACGGTCCTATCATCGGCCTCCAGCAAAAGATCGATCTCCCTTTCCTTGGTCAGGCTGCGGATCAGATTTTGTGCGGTGTCCATCGCGACAATTTTTCCCTGGTCGACAATGCAGACGCGGCTGCTCAACTTTTCCGCTTCCTCCATATAATGTGTCGTCAAGATTGTCGTCTTCCCCATTTCTTTCAACTTCAATACGATATCCCAAATATTCCGCCGCGCTTGCGGATCGAGTCCGGTCGTCGGCTCATCCAGAAACAAAATTTCCGGGTCGTTGATCATCGCAAGCCCGATCGCCAGACGCTGCCGCTGCCCGCCGGAAAGATGCTTGACCCGTTTGTTGCGATGGTCCGTTAAATTGATCAACTCCATGA
It includes:
- a CDS encoding ABC transporter ATP-binding protein yields the protein MADKEATTHLSPDKPLLKAIGVERSFEVGQQKLHVLKGIDMELYPCQLVMLRGRSGSGKTTLLNLIGGLDQPDKGEIFFQDHPFHQWDDDQRTEIRRRQIGFIFQSYALLPLLSAWENVELSLRMANLPKAQWKDRIAHCLDLVGLTKRMHHRPFELSGGEQQRVAIAKAIAHRPSLILADEPTAELDSQMGAQIMSMFREIIAAENITICMTTHDPTILEVADHVYEMVDGKFLQA
- a CDS encoding ABC transporter permease, yielding MVKQVRKIFFAQLKTTFREKAVWFWSIGFPVLLLIIFLTIFAAPEDEAFSANVALVMENENPATSQLAQTLRQIPALEWKTKEPVTKEEAEKWVKDKEVDAAIVLPTTAEGGGVSLLLNAEKQNSTLDQALAGILNHVLQQVNYAIANVQPAYHLQTDYLSASERKLDSTDFLVTGLLALSIAQSGLFGMVGLVEMRRNGMLKRLKLTPVSIQVLGISDVLVRFILALIQVVILVGIGIAFGAGFAVNVPAFLLTFVIGTLSFTAFGFMIASFSKAMEGYMGIANLASFIMMFLSGVFFDYSMLPGYIKPIADAIPLTYFVNGIRESMVYGTSVAHANIWLNVAVMAAWGVVTFLIGSRFYKWKAG
- a CDS encoding efflux RND transporter periplasmic adaptor subunit, giving the protein MFMKWWMESFCKHKIWLKRGFLLSIGMTLAISAAGCSLLPKEEQEEALPTIKPPTLSKKPEYTVTTQTLETKVRATGKLMSTQEETLYFIGANSESGSPAASQGEWRVKEVYVKSGDAVQKGQLIAEIDVTDMERQYRLEKLRFRKDYELPMIETLRNADQLDPGELEQKKIDFELQRQKLQDMQDAINNAKITAPFAGTVVSVMVQKGSTVQAYDPIALVADLAKLTVAAKFSAEDLQKVAVGMDAIVDINNAGQFKGKVKRLPSPASNANNNNNRGPYDPWNPNPQQPKQESIEDYLLVEIDQFPKNMARGTPLSVTIITNRKENAVVIPASALRTHAGRNYVQVVDKDGKREVAVEVGQQTSTLVEIVKGLQPGQKVVGR
- a CDS encoding ABC transporter ATP-binding protein, producing the protein MAVLEVSNLRKTFGSVVAVKQISFAVEPGEVFTIIGPNGAGKTTTLEMIEGMQQPDQGEINILGMNWARHEGKIKQRIGVQPQTSAVYDLLTVYENLDTFAGLYEKSRPVDEIMELINLTDHRNKRVKHLSGGQRQRLAIGLAMINDPEILFLDEPTTGLDPQARRNIWDIVLKLKEMGKTTILTTHYMEEAEKLSSRVCIVDQGKIVAMDTAQNLIRSLTKEREIDLLLEADDRTVTAVTEQAKGLPAVTRTARVQNRLRIWSTSPEQTLYHLFHYTAQHSVLVAQISITDMSLEDVFIAFTGKEWRD